A genomic window from Micromonospora ferruginea includes:
- a CDS encoding SDR family oxidoreductase produces the protein MSIAVTGATGQLGRLIVTALLDRGVPAGEIVALGRDTDRLAELAGRGVVTRRADYDDPDSLRAALAGVDKLMFVSGSEVGRRRPQHANVVTAATEAGVGLVVYTSIAHADTAGMRLAAEHRDTEGYVRDAGLPYVFLRNSWYLENYTDQLDAYRKQGVTGAAGDGRVSAATRADYAEAAAVVLTGEGHTNRVYELGGAPFTLTELAAEVAEQTGEPIGYTDLPADRYADVLVTAGLPEGYAAVLADSDLGLARGELEVGDDLARLLGRTPTTPAEAIRAAL, from the coding sequence ATGTCCATCGCCGTCACCGGGGCCACCGGCCAACTCGGCCGTCTGATCGTCACCGCGCTGCTCGACCGCGGCGTACCGGCCGGGGAGATCGTGGCGCTCGGCCGGGACACCGACCGGCTCGCCGAACTCGCCGGCCGGGGCGTCGTCACCCGGCGGGCCGACTACGACGACCCCGACTCGCTCCGCGCCGCCCTCGCCGGCGTCGACAAGCTGATGTTCGTCTCCGGCAGCGAGGTCGGCCGGCGCCGGCCGCAGCACGCCAACGTGGTCACCGCCGCCACCGAGGCCGGCGTCGGGCTGGTGGTCTACACCAGCATCGCGCACGCCGACACCGCCGGCATGCGGCTCGCCGCCGAGCACCGGGACACCGAGGGGTACGTCCGCGACGCCGGCCTGCCGTACGTGTTCCTGCGCAACAGCTGGTATCTGGAGAACTACACCGACCAGCTCGACGCGTACCGGAAGCAGGGGGTGACCGGCGCGGCGGGCGACGGGCGGGTCAGCGCCGCCACCCGCGCGGACTACGCCGAGGCCGCCGCCGTGGTGCTCACCGGCGAGGGCCACACCAACCGGGTGTACGAGCTGGGCGGCGCGCCGTTCACGCTGACCGAGCTGGCCGCCGAGGTCGCCGAGCAGACCGGCGAGCCGATCGGCTACACCGACCTGCCGGCGGACCGCTACGCCGACGTGCTCGTCACCGCCGGCCTGCCCGAGGGATACGCGGCCGTGCTGGCCGACAGCGACCTCGGCCTCGCCCGGGGTGAGCTGGAGGTCGGCGACGACCTCGCCCGGCTGCTCGGCCGCACCCCGACCACGCCGGCCGAGGCGATCCGCGCCGCGCTCTGA
- a CDS encoding adenylyl cyclase, which translates to MRSPDPSRRRFLTLTASAASLTALGLPAAAAASPAARPARPDHEPDFGPNVFVYDPSTPVAEIQSTLDRIFTAQEHNEMGLDRYAVLFKPGRYEVDARLGYYTSVAGLGAHPDDVEIHGAVRVVGQPDPNSPAGISALTNFWRSAENLAVTPTDWSNQWAVSQASPMRRVHVKGILWLEPGNGGYSSGGFIADSKVDGITINGSQQQWLTRDSELGGDWTNGVWNQVFSGVIGAPAQGFPDPPYTTLPTSPVVREKPYLFVDGAGRWRVAVPRLRRDTAGTTWAAGTPSLPLADFFVARPTDSAKRINTELARGRHLLLTPGVYRLDRALRVRRPNTVVLGLGMPSLVPTTGDAALRIEDVDGVRIAGVLVDAGPVESEVLVEVGAGRCHRSHATNPISLQDVFFRIGGPYAGRAVTSLVVNSRHTLIDNIWAWRGDHGNPGTIGWTVNTADTGVIVNGDDVTAYGLFVEHYQRWQTVWNGERGRTVFYQSELPYDPPSQAAWRSPTGDGWASYKVAPHVRTHEAWGLGVYAYFNQGVDIRCDRAIEAPRRAGVRFHDAITVFLNGSGGIERTINEAGTPVVGSYGTSPVVSYP; encoded by the coding sequence ATGCGATCACCCGACCCCTCCCGCCGCCGCTTCCTCACGCTCACCGCCTCGGCGGCCTCGCTCACCGCCCTCGGCCTCCCGGCCGCCGCCGCCGCGTCCCCGGCCGCGCGGCCCGCCCGACCCGACCACGAGCCCGACTTCGGTCCGAACGTCTTCGTCTACGACCCGAGCACGCCGGTCGCGGAGATCCAGTCCACCCTGGACCGGATCTTCACCGCCCAGGAGCACAACGAGATGGGCCTCGACCGGTACGCCGTGCTGTTCAAGCCCGGCCGCTACGAGGTCGACGCCCGGCTCGGCTACTACACCAGCGTCGCCGGCCTCGGCGCCCACCCCGACGACGTGGAGATCCACGGCGCGGTCCGGGTGGTCGGCCAACCCGACCCGAACTCGCCGGCCGGCATCTCCGCGCTGACCAACTTCTGGCGCTCGGCGGAGAACCTCGCCGTCACCCCCACCGACTGGTCGAACCAGTGGGCCGTCTCCCAGGCGTCGCCGATGCGCCGGGTGCACGTCAAGGGCATTCTCTGGCTGGAACCCGGCAACGGCGGCTACTCCAGCGGCGGGTTCATCGCCGACTCCAAGGTGGACGGCATCACCATCAACGGCTCCCAGCAGCAGTGGCTCACCCGGGACAGCGAACTCGGCGGGGACTGGACCAACGGGGTGTGGAACCAGGTCTTCTCCGGCGTGATCGGCGCGCCCGCCCAGGGCTTCCCCGACCCGCCGTACACCACGCTGCCAACCAGCCCGGTGGTCCGCGAGAAGCCGTACCTCTTCGTCGACGGCGCGGGCCGCTGGCGGGTCGCGGTGCCGAGGCTGCGCCGCGACACCGCCGGCACCACCTGGGCCGCCGGGACACCCTCGCTGCCGCTGGCCGACTTCTTCGTCGCCCGGCCCACCGACTCGGCCAAGCGGATCAACACCGAACTCGCCCGGGGCCGGCACCTGCTGCTCACCCCCGGCGTCTACCGGCTCGACCGGGCGCTGCGCGTCCGCCGGCCGAACACCGTCGTGCTCGGCCTCGGCATGCCCAGCCTCGTGCCCACCACCGGCGACGCGGCGCTACGGATCGAGGACGTCGACGGGGTACGGATCGCCGGCGTGCTCGTCGACGCCGGTCCGGTCGAGTCCGAGGTGCTGGTCGAGGTCGGCGCGGGACGCTGCCACCGATCGCACGCGACGAACCCGATCTCACTCCAGGACGTCTTCTTCCGCATCGGCGGCCCGTACGCCGGGCGCGCGGTGACCAGCCTGGTGGTGAACAGCCGGCACACGCTGATCGACAACATCTGGGCCTGGCGGGGCGACCACGGCAACCCGGGCACCATCGGCTGGACCGTCAACACCGCCGACACCGGTGTGATCGTCAACGGCGACGACGTGACCGCGTACGGGCTCTTCGTCGAGCACTACCAGCGCTGGCAGACGGTCTGGAACGGCGAGCGCGGGCGGACCGTCTTCTACCAGAGCGAGCTGCCCTACGACCCGCCCAGCCAGGCCGCCTGGCGCAGCCCGACCGGCGACGGCTGGGCCTCCTACAAGGTCGCCCCGCACGTCCGCACCCACGAGGCGTGGGGGCTGGGCGTCTACGCGTACTTCAACCAGGGCGTGGACATCCGCTGCGACCGGGCGATCGAGGCGCCGCGCCGCGCCGGCGTACGGTTCCACGACGCGATCACCGTGTTCCTCAACGGCAGCGGCGGGATCGAGCGCACGATCAACGAGGCCGGCACCCCGGTCGTCGGCTCGTACGGCACCAGCCCGGTGGTCAGTTACCCCTGA
- a CDS encoding potassium channel family protein codes for MIHFPAQRRGPLSALSLRLLAALGLVFATVFVVWLDRDGYRDVNEDGLTLLDCFYYTVVSLSTTGYGDITPASPSARLINVLFITPARVLFLIILVGTTLEVLTEQYRTGRRLSRWRRTVKDHVIICGYGTKGRSAVSALLENGADKSKIVVVERSGAALRQATSNGLVTIEGSATRSSVLEEAHIRTAKAVIIATDSDDASVLVALTVRQLTAGQVRIIAAVREAENAPLLKQSGAHHVIVSSATAGRLLGLSTSAPPLIDVVEDLLTPGQGMALAMRSAERSEVGRSPRELESLVIALVRRGKVVTLNDRAAATIETGDMLVHVRDDRPQATTTV; via the coding sequence GTGATCCATTTTCCCGCGCAGCGGCGTGGGCCGCTGAGCGCGCTGAGCCTGCGCCTGCTCGCCGCCCTGGGGCTGGTCTTCGCCACCGTCTTCGTGGTCTGGCTCGACCGGGACGGCTACCGCGACGTCAACGAGGACGGGCTGACCCTCCTCGACTGCTTCTACTACACGGTGGTCTCGCTCTCCACCACCGGCTACGGCGACATCACCCCGGCCAGCCCCTCGGCGCGCCTGATCAACGTCCTCTTCATCACCCCGGCCCGGGTGCTCTTCCTGATCATCCTGGTCGGCACCACCCTGGAAGTCCTGACCGAGCAGTACCGGACCGGCCGTCGCCTGTCGCGGTGGAGGAGAACCGTGAAGGACCACGTCATCATCTGCGGCTACGGCACCAAGGGCCGCAGCGCGGTCTCCGCGCTGCTGGAGAACGGGGCGGACAAGTCCAAGATCGTCGTGGTCGAGCGGAGCGGCGCGGCCCTGCGGCAGGCCACCTCGAACGGGCTGGTGACGATCGAGGGGTCGGCGACCCGCTCGTCGGTGCTGGAGGAGGCGCACATCCGCACCGCCAAGGCGGTCATCATCGCGACCGACAGCGACGACGCGTCGGTGCTGGTGGCGTTGACCGTCCGGCAGCTCACCGCCGGGCAGGTGCGGATCATCGCGGCGGTCCGGGAGGCGGAGAACGCGCCGCTGCTCAAGCAGAGCGGGGCGCACCACGTGATCGTCTCCTCGGCGACCGCCGGCCGGCTGCTCGGCCTCTCCACCTCGGCCCCGCCGCTGATCGACGTGGTGGAGGACCTGCTCACCCCGGGTCAGGGCATGGCGCTGGCGATGCGCTCGGCCGAGCGCAGCGAGGTGGGCCGCTCGCCGCGTGAGCTGGAGTCGCTGGTCATCGCGCTGGTCCGCCGGGGCAAGGTGGTCACGCTGAACGACCGGGCCGCCGCGACGATCGAGACCGGCGACATGCTGGTCCACGTCCGCGACGACCGGCCGCAGGCGACCACCACCGTCTGA
- a CDS encoding MarR family winged helix-turn-helix transcriptional regulator: protein MSAGPAESERRSGPLLQHLARRMLLRSESALTPLGLRPRHLVALTVLRDSDGISQQGLAGTLQIDGTNVVGLLNDLEAAGLVERRRSPADRRRHVVSLTAAGTKRLGQAECALADAEADVLGALSPDERDQLYDLLRRASQGCAPSCAEAVPPPC from the coding sequence ATGTCAGCCGGGCCCGCCGAGTCGGAGCGACGCTCCGGGCCACTGCTCCAGCACCTGGCCCGGCGGATGCTGCTGCGCTCGGAGTCCGCGCTGACCCCGCTCGGGCTGCGCCCCCGGCACCTGGTGGCGCTCACCGTGCTGCGCGACTCGGACGGCATCAGCCAGCAGGGGCTGGCCGGCACGCTCCAGATCGACGGCACCAACGTGGTCGGGCTGCTCAACGACCTGGAGGCGGCCGGCCTGGTCGAACGCCGCCGCTCCCCGGCCGACCGCCGCCGGCACGTGGTCAGCCTGACCGCGGCGGGCACGAAGCGGCTCGGTCAGGCGGAGTGCGCGCTCGCCGACGCCGAGGCCGACGTGCTCGGCGCGCTCTCCCCCGACGAGCGGGACCAGCTCTACGACCTGCTGCGGCGCGCCAGCCAGGGCTGCGCCCCATCCTGCGCCGAGGCGGTCCCGCCCCCCTGCTGA
- a CDS encoding VOC family protein: MFDSALVNLHTADIEAGIRFYRDLLGSTETFRAPTEGVPEHDSGNGNPLLRDPDGNLVEIVSKIS, from the coding sequence ATGTTCGACTCAGCGCTGGTCAATCTCCACACCGCCGACATCGAGGCGGGCATCCGCTTCTACCGTGACCTGCTCGGCTCCACCGAGACGTTCCGGGCCCCCACCGAGGGCGTCCCGGAGCACGACTCCGGCAACGGCAACCCGCTGCTCCGCGACCCGGACGGCAACCTCGTGGAGATCGTCTCCAAGATCTCGTGA
- a CDS encoding HAD-IIB family hydrolase: MNDLRVVAFDLDDTLAISKSQIDRRMADLLGHLLTEVDVLIISGGRFEQFQSQVLAHLDLTGEQRDRLHLMPTCGTRYYRWSAGDWRLVYAEDLSEADKARVVTALTESAQALGLWESRTWGDIVEDRGSQITFSALGQSAPPAEKYGWDPDGSKKKKLRDAVAAKLPDLEVRGGGSTSIDVTRKGVDKAYGMRKLLEHLDLKIDNVLFVGDRLDVGGNDYPVKAMGIRSVAVTRWEETADYVETLVDDLVKQRAERA; this comes from the coding sequence GTGAACGATCTTCGAGTGGTGGCGTTCGACCTCGACGACACCCTGGCGATTTCCAAGTCCCAGATCGATCGTCGGATGGCGGACCTGCTCGGCCATCTGCTCACCGAGGTGGACGTCCTGATCATCTCCGGTGGCCGGTTCGAGCAGTTCCAGTCGCAGGTGCTGGCCCATCTCGACCTCACCGGGGAGCAGCGCGACCGGCTGCACCTGATGCCGACCTGCGGCACCCGCTACTACCGCTGGTCGGCCGGCGACTGGCGGCTGGTCTACGCGGAGGACCTGAGCGAGGCCGACAAGGCCCGGGTGGTCACCGCGCTGACCGAGTCGGCGCAGGCGCTCGGGCTGTGGGAGTCCAGGACGTGGGGCGACATCGTCGAGGACCGGGGCAGTCAGATCACGTTCTCCGCGCTGGGGCAGTCGGCCCCGCCGGCCGAGAAGTACGGCTGGGACCCGGACGGCAGCAAGAAGAAGAAGCTGCGCGACGCGGTCGCCGCGAAGCTGCCCGACCTGGAGGTCCGTGGCGGCGGCTCGACCTCGATCGACGTGACCCGCAAGGGCGTGGACAAGGCGTACGGCATGCGGAAGCTGCTGGAGCACCTCGACCTGAAGATCGACAACGTGCTCTTCGTGGGGGACCGGCTCGACGTGGGCGGCAACGACTACCCGGTGAAGGCGATGGGCATCCGCAGCGTCGCGGTGACCCGCTGGGAGGAGACCGCCGACTACGTCGAGACCCTGGTCGACGACCTCGTGAAACAGCGCGCCGAGCGCGCCTGA
- a CDS encoding class I SAM-dependent methyltransferase produces MRQEEIWDDEAARRYDTPGSGMFAPDVLGPTVDRLAALAGDGPALEFAVGTGRVAVPLAERGVPVSGIELSVPMLERLRTKADAATIPVVVGDMAAATVPGEFSLVYLVYNTIANLLDQAEQVACFRNAARHLAPGGRFVIELWVPELRKLPPGQRATVWHTETGYIGLDTYDVLRQQVVSHHFRFGDGREAQVFRTPHRYIWPSELDLMGELAGFTLESRHADFSGAEFTEESRSHVSVYRLK; encoded by the coding sequence ATGCGCCAGGAGGAGATCTGGGACGACGAGGCGGCCCGCCGCTACGACACGCCCGGGAGCGGGATGTTCGCGCCGGACGTGCTCGGCCCCACCGTCGACCGGCTCGCCGCGCTCGCCGGTGACGGACCGGCCCTGGAGTTCGCCGTCGGCACCGGCCGGGTGGCCGTGCCGCTCGCCGAACGCGGGGTGCCGGTCAGCGGCATCGAACTCTCCGTACCGATGCTGGAGCGACTGCGGACCAAGGCCGACGCGGCCACCATCCCGGTGGTCGTCGGCGACATGGCCGCCGCGACCGTGCCGGGCGAGTTCAGCCTGGTCTATCTGGTCTACAACACCATCGCCAACCTGCTCGACCAGGCCGAACAGGTGGCCTGCTTCCGCAACGCGGCGCGCCACCTCGCTCCCGGCGGGCGGTTCGTGATCGAGCTGTGGGTGCCGGAGCTGCGCAAGCTGCCCCCGGGCCAGCGGGCGACCGTGTGGCACACCGAGACCGGCTACATCGGCCTGGACACCTACGACGTGCTGCGGCAGCAGGTGGTGTCGCACCACTTCCGCTTCGGCGACGGCCGCGAGGCGCAGGTCTTCCGCACTCCGCACCGCTACATCTGGCCGTCCGAGCTGGACCTGATGGGCGAGCTGGCCGGCTTCACCCTGGAGAGCCGGCACGCCGACTTCTCCGGCGCCGAGTTCACCGAGGAGTCCCGCTCCCACGTGTCGGTCTACCGGCTGAAATAG
- a CDS encoding AAA family ATPase → MAKVLVTGMSGTGKSTALRALAARGHHAVDTDTDRWSRWVTLPDGTTDWVWHEDAVAALLDGHRTGHLFVAGCKSNQGRLYPRFDQVVLLSAPADVLLARVAARSDNPYGKRAEERAEILRNLAEIEPLLRATATAEIDACAPVEAVVGHLERLASTDVRLSAGQSPHRRHRGGHPLLP, encoded by the coding sequence ATGGCGAAGGTCCTCGTCACCGGGATGTCCGGCACCGGCAAGTCGACCGCGCTGCGGGCCCTGGCCGCGCGCGGCCACCACGCCGTCGACACCGACACCGACCGCTGGAGCCGGTGGGTGACGCTGCCCGACGGCACGACCGACTGGGTGTGGCACGAGGACGCCGTCGCCGCGCTGCTGGACGGGCACCGCACCGGGCACCTCTTCGTGGCCGGCTGCAAGAGCAACCAGGGCCGGCTCTATCCGCGCTTCGACCAGGTCGTCCTGCTCAGCGCCCCGGCCGACGTGCTGCTGGCGCGCGTCGCCGCCCGCAGCGACAACCCGTACGGCAAGCGCGCCGAGGAGCGGGCCGAGATCCTGCGCAACCTGGCCGAGATCGAGCCACTGCTGCGGGCGACCGCCACCGCGGAGATCGACGCCTGCGCGCCGGTCGAGGCGGTCGTCGGGCACCTGGAACGCCTAGCCTCTACGGATGTTCGACTCAGCGCTGGTCAATCTCCACACCGCCGACATCGAGGCGGGCATCCGCTTCTACCGTGA
- a CDS encoding 2-oxoacid:ferredoxin oxidoreductase subunit beta — protein sequence MSEPVALKLTAKDFKSDQEVRWCPGCGDYAILAAVQGFMPELNIARENTVFISGIGCSSRFPYYMNTYGMHSIHGRAPAIATGLAVSRPDLSVWVVTGDGDALSIGGNHLIHALRRNVNLKILLFNNRIYGLTKGQYSPTSEVGKITKSTPAGSADAPFNPLSLALGAEATFVARTLDSDRKHLQSVLRAAAEHKGSAFVEIYQNCNIFNDGAFEPLKEPATRDDFLIRLEHGKPITFGADGQFCVVHPPGGFGLEVRETAATPAEEIVVHDATVADPAYAFALSRLPGLDLRNTPLGVFRAVERPAYDTVVQEQVAAARAGVDQTPEQQLSALLGSGDTWTIL from the coding sequence ATGTCTGAGCCCGTCGCCCTGAAGCTCACCGCCAAGGACTTCAAGTCCGACCAGGAGGTGCGCTGGTGCCCCGGCTGCGGCGACTACGCCATCCTGGCGGCCGTGCAGGGCTTCATGCCGGAGCTGAACATCGCCCGGGAGAACACCGTCTTCATCTCGGGCATCGGCTGCTCGTCGCGCTTCCCGTACTACATGAACACGTACGGGATGCACTCGATCCACGGCCGCGCGCCGGCGATCGCCACCGGTCTGGCGGTGTCCCGCCCGGACCTGTCGGTCTGGGTGGTCACCGGTGACGGCGACGCGCTCTCGATCGGCGGCAACCACCTGATCCACGCGCTGCGCCGCAACGTCAACCTGAAGATCCTGCTGTTCAACAACCGGATCTACGGGCTGACCAAGGGTCAGTACTCGCCAACGTCCGAGGTCGGGAAGATCACCAAGTCGACGCCGGCCGGCTCGGCGGACGCCCCGTTCAACCCGCTGTCGCTGGCGCTCGGCGCCGAGGCCACGTTCGTGGCCCGGACCCTGGACTCGGACCGCAAGCACCTCCAGTCGGTGTTGCGGGCCGCCGCCGAGCACAAGGGCTCGGCGTTCGTGGAGATCTACCAGAACTGCAACATCTTCAACGACGGCGCGTTCGAGCCGTTGAAGGAGCCGGCCACCCGGGACGACTTCCTGATCCGGCTGGAGCACGGGAAGCCGATCACGTTCGGCGCCGACGGGCAGTTCTGCGTGGTCCACCCGCCGGGCGGCTTCGGGTTGGAGGTCCGGGAGACCGCGGCCACCCCGGCGGAGGAGATCGTGGTGCACGACGCGACGGTCGCCGACCCGGCGTACGCGTTCGCGCTGTCCCGGCTGCCCGGGCTCGACCTGCGCAACACCCCACTCGGGGTGTTCCGCGCGGTGGAGCGTCCCGCCTACGACACGGTGGTGCAGGAGCAGGTGGCGGCGGCGCGGGCCGGCGTCGACCAGACCCCGGAGCAGCAGCTCTCGGCGCTGCTCGGCAGCGGTGACACCTGGACGATCCTCTGA
- a CDS encoding FMN-dependent NADH-azoreductase encodes MAHLLHIDSSITGDASVSRRLTARAAAAWRAAHPGGTVTYRDLGQDPLPHLDAAGGLARAIPPEQHTPAQRASWHLTEELVAEVTGADTVLLGLPLYNFGPPSSVKAWVDHLIAPGLALDPETGAGLLGGREFVVFGTRGGGYGAGTPREGWDHAEPWLPHGLSRTGLEPRFISAELTLAPVNPAMAELIPLHQASLAAAERAIDELWAPVAAGV; translated from the coding sequence ATGGCACACCTGCTGCACATCGACTCGAGCATCACCGGCGACGCGTCGGTCAGCCGGCGGCTCACCGCCCGCGCGGCCGCCGCCTGGCGCGCCGCCCACCCCGGCGGCACGGTCACCTACCGGGACCTCGGCCAGGACCCGCTGCCGCACCTCGACGCGGCCGGCGGTCTCGCCCGGGCGATCCCGCCCGAGCAGCACACCCCGGCGCAGCGCGCGTCCTGGCACCTGACCGAGGAACTGGTGGCCGAGGTGACGGGCGCCGACACGGTCCTGCTCGGCCTGCCGCTCTACAACTTCGGGCCGCCGAGCAGCGTCAAGGCCTGGGTCGACCACCTCATCGCGCCCGGCCTCGCGCTCGACCCGGAGACCGGCGCCGGACTGCTCGGCGGCCGCGAGTTCGTCGTGTTCGGCACCCGGGGCGGCGGCTACGGCGCCGGCACCCCGCGCGAGGGCTGGGACCACGCCGAGCCCTGGCTGCCGCACGGGCTGTCGCGCACCGGCCTGGAGCCGCGTTTCATCTCCGCCGAGCTGACCCTAGCCCCGGTCAACCCGGCCATGGCCGAGCTGATCCCGCTGCACCAGGCGAGCCTCGCGGCGGCCGAGCGGGCCATCGACGAGCTGTGGGCGCCCGTCGCCGCCGGGGTCTGA
- a CDS encoding sigma-70 family RNA polymerase sigma factor, protein MSDGDLISELYAGCFRRLVVQLYAVTGDLNEAQEAVQEAFTKALAAPRRFARLDNPEAWLRRVAVNVARSRHRRRRVLDGLLRRIGPPPAVADRSPDHLALLAALRDLPEGQRHALALHYLVDLPVAEVAATLGVSAGTVKSRLSRGRQALAALLADSDITDSTSTGRIDVRS, encoded by the coding sequence GTGTCCGACGGTGATCTGATCTCCGAGTTGTACGCGGGCTGCTTCCGGCGGCTGGTCGTCCAGCTCTACGCCGTGACCGGGGACCTGAACGAGGCGCAGGAGGCGGTCCAGGAAGCCTTCACGAAGGCACTGGCCGCGCCCCGGCGGTTCGCTCGGCTCGACAACCCGGAGGCATGGCTGCGCCGGGTCGCGGTGAACGTGGCCCGCAGCCGGCACCGCCGGCGCAGGGTGCTCGACGGACTGTTGCGCCGGATCGGCCCGCCGCCGGCCGTCGCCGACCGCTCACCGGACCACCTCGCCCTGCTGGCCGCGCTGCGGGACCTGCCCGAGGGGCAACGGCACGCCCTGGCCCTGCACTACCTCGTCGACCTGCCCGTGGCTGAGGTCGCGGCCACCCTCGGCGTCTCGGCCGGCACGGTCAAGTCCCGCCTGTCCCGCGGCCGGCAGGCCCTCGCGGCGCTACTGGCCGACTCCGACATCACCGACAGCACGAGCACCGGGAGGATCGATGTCCGATCGTGA
- a CDS encoding helix-turn-helix domain-containing protein, with product MSLLRRVIGGVLRRIRLRQGRTLREVALAAGVSLPYLSEVERGRKEASSEVLAAICRALGIHLADLLEEARDELRRERPTPVGSGVPLARLDRVPAARGGPQLRVGPPRLHATRRPAGPNPPHVARPFTAPPNARPVRPTPLLGGGLRPVGPGPAPLGPTLGHGTPELIGTGTRIWLIPSPVARPRPRTSPTLARRRARAARRRPVAA from the coding sequence ATGTCGTTGCTGCGACGGGTGATCGGCGGGGTGCTGCGGCGGATCCGCCTGCGGCAGGGCCGCACGCTGCGCGAGGTGGCGCTGGCCGCCGGCGTCTCCCTGCCCTACCTCTCCGAGGTCGAGCGCGGCCGCAAGGAGGCCTCCTCGGAGGTGCTGGCCGCGATCTGCCGGGCGCTCGGCATCCACCTCGCCGACCTGCTCGAGGAGGCGCGCGACGAGCTGCGCCGGGAGCGGCCCACGCCGGTCGGCTCCGGGGTTCCGCTGGCCCGGCTCGACCGGGTGCCCGCCGCCCGCGGCGGTCCGCAGCTCCGGGTCGGCCCGCCCCGGCTGCACGCCACCCGACGCCCGGCCGGCCCGAACCCGCCGCACGTCGCCCGCCCGTTCACCGCGCCGCCCAATGCCCGTCCGGTCCGCCCGACACCGCTGCTCGGCGGCGGGCTGCGCCCGGTGGGCCCGGGTCCCGCACCGCTCGGCCCGACGCTCGGCCACGGCACGCCGGAGCTGATCGGCACCGGCACCCGGATCTGGTTGATCCCGTCGCCGGTGGCGCGCCCGCGTCCGCGTACCTCACCGACGCTGGCCCGGCGCCGGGCCCGGGCGGCCCGACGGCGCCCGGTCGCGGCGTAG
- a CDS encoding ATP-dependent Clp protease proteolytic subunit produces the protein MGAIWMRDEGQPAFGDRVFDRLLKERIIFLGTEVTDDSANQICAQLLLLAAEDAERDIFLYINSPGGSVSAGMAVYDTMRYVKNDVATLALGMAGSMGQFLLCAGAAGKRFALPHSRIMMHQPSGGMGGTAADITIQAENMLHVKRTMQELIARHSGHTLEEIQRDWDRDRWFTAEEAREYGLVDQVLSRVDQLAA, from the coding sequence ATGGGTGCGATCTGGATGCGCGACGAGGGGCAGCCGGCCTTCGGTGACCGGGTCTTCGATCGGCTGCTGAAGGAGCGGATCATCTTCCTCGGCACCGAGGTCACCGACGACTCGGCGAACCAGATCTGCGCGCAGCTTCTGCTGCTCGCCGCCGAGGACGCGGAGCGCGACATCTTCCTCTACATCAACTCGCCGGGCGGCTCGGTCAGCGCCGGCATGGCCGTCTACGACACCATGCGGTACGTCAAGAACGACGTGGCGACGCTGGCGCTGGGGATGGCCGGCTCGATGGGGCAGTTCCTGCTCTGCGCCGGGGCGGCGGGCAAGCGGTTCGCGCTCCCGCACTCACGGATCATGATGCATCAGCCCTCCGGCGGGATGGGTGGTACGGCCGCCGACATCACCATCCAGGCCGAGAACATGCTGCACGTGAAGCGCACCATGCAGGAGCTGATCGCCCGGCACAGCGGGCACACGCTGGAGGAGATCCAGCGTGACTGGGACCGGGACCGCTGGTTTACCGCCGAGGAGGCCCGCGAGTACGGCCTGGTCGACCAGGTGCTCTCCCGGGTCGACCAGCTCGCGGCGTGA